The Brassica oleracea var. oleracea cultivar TO1000 chromosome C6, BOL, whole genome shotgun sequence genome includes a region encoding these proteins:
- the LOC106297568 gene encoding uncharacterized protein LOC106297568 codes for MSEELPKRLFKEGEEPRVTQINNNCRIDYIIRKFQAWLPKELDVVKKDSVFHQIFKLHENGLGYPARVIHSFLCRELVTYLQHELWFVFARRPLRFSLQEFHAVTGFEYDTRISLEEFKEWKYDGGFWSKVLRRKDGTITLFNLWTKDKEAVKKWRNADRIRLIYLAIILCVVLARDEKANIPLKYIAVVMDLDRVRKYPWGVAAYDLLCKSIAKNCDQLKEKTTSYVLDGFSYALQIWEMEVVSKIGKLCGKKLDKGFKNGPRCINWMGAAKVSYEEIIRLEELITPKAFRRDDDVEDDRIKALMELIKNGHDFSEHVWETEENEVVSLSLDDESAVNDEASVNVEAAESDDDFQTSKGSKNVGSRSKRGKKRLLDRGMEKRKHKVLVSGPKQAPFNEDMKAFVTQLFEHNFSGMEQRLQKQMAKTFEQMRAELKDSRKEASVEVELGEPSPTKPSTSQAPLTRSTRGVKKH; via the exons ATGTCTGAGGAGCTACCGAAGAGGCTTTTTAAGGAGGGCGAGGAGCCCCGAGTGACTCAGATCAACAACAACTGCAGGATCGACTACATTATCCGAAAGTTCCAAGCGTGGCTGCCAAAGGAGTTGGATGTTGTGAAGAAAGATTCGGTTTTTCATCAGATTTTTAAACTCCATGAGAATGGTCTTGGATACCCCGCGAGGGTGATACACAGCTTCTTGTGTAGGGAGCTGGTGACTTACTTACAGCACGAGCTTTGGTTTGTCTTTGCGAGGAGACCGCTTCGATTCTCATTGCAAGAGTTCCACGCAGTAACCGGGTTTGAATACGATACTCGTATCTCGCTTGAGGAGTTCAAAGAGTGGAAATATGATGGTGGTTTCTGGAGCAAGGTTTTGAGGAGAAAAGATGGAACAATTACACTCTTCAACCTGTGGACTAAGGACAAGGAAGCTGTTAAGAAGTGGAGGAATGCAGATCGCATACGCCTTATCTACTTGGCGATCATTCTTTGTGTGGTATTAGCGAGAGATGAGAAGGCTAATATCCCCCTCAAATACATCGCGGTGGTTATGGATCTTGACAGGGTTCGAAAGTATCCTTGGGGAGTTGCTGCTTATGACCTTCTCTGCAAGTCAATAGCCAAAAATTGTGACCAACTGAAGGAAAAGACTACTAGTTATGTCTTGGATGGATTCTCATACGCCTTGCAGATTTGGGAAATGGAAGTGGTATCAAAGATTGGAAAGCTTTGTGGAAAAAAGCTGGACAAGGGTTTCAAGAACGGTCCTAGATGCATAAACTGGATGGGAGCTGCAAAGGTGTCATATGAGGAGATCATTCGGTTGGAGGAACTTATTACACCCAAG GCGTTTCGCAGAGATGATGATGTGGAGGATGATAGAATCAAGGCTCTGATGGAGTTGATAAAGAATGGGCATGATTTTAGTGAACATGTTTGGGAAACTGAAGAAAATGAAGTGGTTTCTTTATCTCTTGATGACGAATCAGCTGTGAATGATGAAGCAAGCGTGAATGTTGAAGCAGCCGAGAGTGATGACGACTTTCAGACTTCGAAAGGATCAAAGAACGTTGGTTCTAGATCAAAGAGGGGTAAGAAGAGGCTTCTGGATCGTGGTATGGAGAAGAGGAAGCATAAGGTTCTCGTAAGTGGCCCAAAGCAAGCTCCTTTTAATGAAGACATGAAGGCTTTTGTGACACAGTTGTTTGAGCACAACTTCTCTGGAATGGAACAAAGGCTACAGAAACAGATGGCTAAGACATTTGAGCAGATGCGGGCAGAGCTTAAAGATTCACGTAAGGAAGCAAGCGTTGAAGTTGAGCTTGGAGAGCCTTCACCGACAAAGCCATCGACGAGCCAGGCACCGTTGACGAGGTCCACACGCGGGGTAAAGAAACACTAG
- the LOC106297065 gene encoding protein BREAST CANCER SUSCEPTIBILITY 2 homolog B-like: MSTWQLLPDSSGDGFRWNAAGRILQSGKSDSPPTAAPPLPSMADLLLRGCSKLIEPEESKPTMFTTALGKSVALKESSISRAKSILTDSDDIARFGVPNSCFQTASNKKVNVSSAGMARAKALLGLEEDDDFSGFKHVNHRLPSSHQQHGLTTPETFGAQNRSVTPGGHYVPGKRSEILSSSPKVPQTKFQTAGGRSLSVSVEALNRARSLLGDPELGPFFDDVHHFVTPQKDKWIGGDIAHESNKHTSNSFISPLQSSSKQFRSVKLEDVASGVNLINKFDAAVDETHGNRPLASDKAVNNTMGTGFIPRSTQFGRQAHQPLVDITNRNHIAHANNRQESSQKKRLGKTVSVPPFKRPRTSSFKSPLMKNDQHPSNGFSVVSCDTQYSKRVFSTRTEERSPRIYIKDYFGMRPRATTKMAVPEHVRRIKSSNAEKYVFGDVSSSSVVGAETFHQMLAESGASLQCASREWVTNHYRWIVWKLACYETYYPAKCRGNFLTITNVLQELRYRYEREVNHGHCSAIKRILSGDAPASSMMVLCISAINPKARETHGSDSGSNVKIELTDGWYSINAALDVMLQKQLNAGKLFIGQKLRILGAGLSGWTTPTSPLEAVISNTIYLLLNINGTYRAHWADRLGFCKEVGVPLALNCIKCNGGPVPKTLAGITRIYPILYKEKLGEKKSVVRSERMEWRMIELHNQRRSDLIEGLICENQGGINGVDSQNDTDSKEGAKLFKLLESAAEPDFLMADMSMEELNCFNRYKEKFEAAMEKKMEKSVAKALEDAGLGERDVTPFMRIRLVGLTSLSYDGHPNPKEAILTIWNPTETQRTELTEGKIYAMKGLVPMNIDSETLYLHARGSSSRLQPLSPKASERFQPFFNPRKSMSLLDLGEILLGSEFDMAAYVVYVGNAYTDVDQKKQWVFVTDGSLQYSDSGKIANSLLAISFRTSSMDDLHSPLISHNLVGSVVGFCNLIKRANDVENDMWVCEAMENSDYFLNADPACPSHLKTSSGHIQIWANLSFSKSIIDQLRQRALFIVGAC; this comes from the exons ATGTCGACGTGGCAGCTATTACCCGATTCAAGCGGCGACGGTTTCCGGTGGAATGCAGCTGGCCGGATTCTTCAGTCTGGCAAATCCGATTCTCCGCCAACCGCAGCTCCCCCTCTACCTTCCATGGCGGATCTCTTGCTCCGAG GATGCTCGAAACTTATAGAACCAGAGGAATCGAAGCCAACAATGTTCACGACTGCTCTGGGCAAATCTGTAGCTCTTAAAGAGTCTTCGATTTCCAGAGCCAAATCGATTTTAACAGATTCAG ACGATATCGCTCGGTTTGGTGTTCCCAACTCTTGTTTCCAGACTGCTTCTAACAAGAAGGTTAATGTGTCTTCTGCTGGTATGGCAAGAGCCAAGGCATTGTTAGGACTAGAAGAAGATGATGATTTTAGTGGATTCAAACACGTGAACCACCGTTTGCCTTCTTCCCACCAGCAACATGGGTTAACAACTCCTGAGACGTTTGGTGCTCAGAATCGTTCTGTAACTCCAGGAGGACATTATGTACCTGGGAAAAGATCTGAAATTTTGAGTTCATCTCCAAAGGTTCCTCAAACAAAGTTTCAAACTGCTGGTGGGAGATCATTGTCAGTGTCTGTGGAAGCCTTGAATCGTGCCAGAAGCCTTCTTGGGGACCCTGAGTTAGGGCCTTTCTTTGACGATGTACATCACTTTGTTACACCACAGAAAGATAAATGGATAGGTGGTGATATTGCTCATGAGAGCAACAAGCATACTTCAAATAGTTTCATATCTCCTCTTCAATCATCTTCAAAGCAATTCAGATCAGTCAAATTGGAGGACGTAGCTTCAGGGGTTAATTTGATCAACAAATTTGATGCGGCTGTTGATGAGACACATGGTAACAGGCCTTTAGCATCTGATAAGGCAGTTAACAATACCATGGGAACCGGTTTCATTCCAAGATCTACACAATTTGGAAGGCAAGCTCACCAGCCACTTGTCGATATCACAAATCGCAATCATATAGCTCATGCTAACAATAGACAAGAAAGTAGCCAAAAGAAAAGACTGGGAAAGACAGTCTCCGTTCCTCCTTTTAAAAGGCCGAGAACCTCCTCCTTTAAATCTCCTCTAATGAAAAATGACCAGCATCCTTCAAATG GTTTTTCTGTAGTATCTTGTGATACACAATATTCCAAAAGGGTGTTTTCTACAAGAACTGAAGAAAGGTCTCCAAGAATATATATCAAGGATTATTTTGGAATGCGTCCAAGAGCTACGACCAAG ATGGCTGTGCCAGAACATGTCAGAAGAATCAAATCAAGTAATGCAGAGAAATATGTATTTGGTGATGTGTCTTCTTCAAGCGTGGTGGGAGCTGAAACTTTTCATCAGATGTTGGCAGAATCTGGTGCTTCTTTACAATGTGCATCTAGAGA GTGGGTCACCAATCACTACAGGTGGATAGTCTGGAAACTCGCATGCTACGAGACATACTACCCAGCCAAATGCAGAGGAAACTTTCTGACGATCACCAATGTCCTCCAGGAACTAAGATATAG ATATGAGAGAGAGGTCAATCATGGTCACTGCTCTGCAATAAAGAGGATTCTGAGTGGTGATGCTCCAGCTTCTTCAATGATGGTGCTCTGCATATCTGCTATTAATCCAAAGGCTCGAGAAACACATGGTTCTGATAGTGGCAGCAATGTGAAAATAGAACTCACTGATGGGTG GTATTCGATAAATGCTGCTCTGGATGTCATGCTGCAAAAACAGCTGAATGCTGGAAAATTGTTTATCGGGCAGAAGCTTCGG ATTCTTGGGGCAGGACTTTCTGGCTGGACTACCCCAACATCACCTCTTGAG GCAGTGATTTCGAATACAATCTATTTGTTGTTGAATATTAATGGGACATACAGAGCTCACTGGGCGGACCGACTAGGATTCT GTAAAGAAGTTGGTGTCCCTCTGGCTCTCAACTGTATCAAGTGCAATGGGGGCCCTGTGCCTAAAACGTTAGCTGGAATTACACGAATATACCCTATCCTATACAAGGAAAA GTTAGGTGAAAAGAAGTCAGTAGTTCGATCAGAGAGGATGGAATGGAGAATGATCGAGCTGCATAACCAGAG GCGCTCAGATCTTATAGAGGGTCTTATATGTGAGAACCAGGGAGGAATCAATGGTGTCGACAGCCAGAACGATACTGACAGCAAAGAAGGAGCCAAGCTCTTTAAGCTGTTAGAGTCTGCTGCTGAACCTGATTTCCTAATGGCAGATATGAGTATGGAAGAGTTGAACTGTTTCAACAGATATAAAGAAAAGTTTGAG GCGGCCATGGAAAAAAAGATGGAAAAATCAGTTGCAAAAGCTCTGGAAGACGCTGGCTTAGGTGAAAGGGATGTCACTCCATTCATGAGGATTAGGCTTGTTGGACTGACGAGCTTAAGTTATGATGGACACCCAAATCCAAAAGAAGCCATTTTAACAATCTGGAATCCAACGGAGACACAG AGAACCGAGTTGACAGAGGGGAAAATATACGCAATGAAGGGGCTAGTACCAATGAACATAGATTCAGAAACACTGTACTTACATGCCAGAGGATCCAGCTCAAGATTGCAGCCTTTGTCTCCAAAAGCTTCTGAAAGATTTCA GCCCTTTTTCAACCCCCGTAAATCGATGTCATTGTTGGATCTTGGTGAAATTCTTCTTGGAAG TGAATTTGATATGGCGGCGTACGTTGTATATGTTGGAAATGCGTACACGGATGTTGACCAAAAGAAGCAGTGGGTGTTTGTTACAGATGGATCCTTACAATATTCAGATTCAGGGAAAATCGCAAATAGTCTTCTCGCTATAAGCTTCCGCACATCATCCATGGATGACCTCCACAGCCCCCTCATTAGCCATAATCTTGTCGGATCTGTG GTAGGGTTCTGCAATCTAATAAAAAGAGCCAATGATGTGGAAAACGATATGTGGGTTTGTGAAGCGATGGAGAACTCGGACTACTTCTTAAACGCAGATCCTGCTTGCCCTTCTCACCTTAAAACCAGCAGTGGCCATATCCAAATATGGGCTAACCTCTCTTTTTCTAAATCC ATCATCGACCAACTTCGGCAGAGAGCTCTATTTATTGTCGGTGCTTGTTAA
- the LOC106297567 gene encoding uncharacterized protein LOC106297567, with protein sequence MSPELGRYLREADVCKWARSLFPGSRYDIRTTNPAESINSVLRIPREYPVIPLLDSIRELLTRWFYERRLLSSKHLDPLTAKVEKKIDRRIVKAKEFQVYKVDNFRSVVKGDIYDCHVDLERRTCTCGKYDIGKIPCRHAIPAIYSRGMEVHRFTDALYSTAAWRTAYAECINPIAVLESEWNVPAEVKLAKVLPPKTRKSAGRPVKRRYESVEDKIASSQGSRKNKKHKCSRCGTEGHKRGTCDLPI encoded by the exons ATGAGTCCTGAGCTTGGAAGATATCTACGGGAGGCTGATGTGTGCAAATGGGCTCGTTCTCTCTTCCCTGGCTCCAGGTATGACATCAGGACCACGAATCCTGCAGAGTCGATAAATTCAGTTCTTAGAATACCTAGAGAATATCCGGTTATTCCTTTGCTTGATAGTATAAGAGAACTGTTGACTCGATGGTTCTATGAGCGTCGCTTGTTAAGCTCAAAGCATCTTGATCCTTTAACCGCTAAGGTGGAGAAAAAGATTGATAGGAGAATTGTGAAGGCAAAAGAATTCCAGGTTTACAAGGTTGACAACTTCAGATCGGTTGTAAAAGGAGACATATATGATTGTCATGTTGATTTGGAAAGAAGAACATGCACATGTGGTAAGTATGATATAGGAAAAATTCCTTGCCGACACGCCATTCCTGCAATTTATTCACGAG GTATGGAAGTGCACAGATTTACTGACGCCTTATACAGCACTGCAGCATGGAGAACCGCCTATGCAGAATGCATTAATCCAATAGCAGTTCTAGAGTCTGAATGGAATGTCCCAGCTGAGGTTAAACTTGCAAAGGTTTTACCACCAAAGACAAGAAAGAGTGCTGGTCGACCAGTAAAGAGAAGGTATGAATCAGTAGAAGACAAGATCGCATCTTCTCAAGGATCAAGGAAGAATAAAAAGCATAAGTGCAGCCGTTGTGGAACTGAAGGACACAAGAGAGGAACATGCGATTTACCCATCTAG